The window agttacttacctcgaacaggccaaatccaatgtcgagccagctaagcaatgctccagaaatcccattctgcgcttatcaacttccaaacggctcgaatctagtcacaataatttgatccagcccacaaaaattataggaattaaatccatatcaaaatactaatattttttcaaaaatccgaaattgcatcCCAAAAATTacctatggggcccacatctcgaaatacaacgaaactcacaaaatacgacaacccatccaattacaagttcaaccatactaatttcactcaaatccgactccaaatcggtattcaaacttgaaaaattcgttttgtgatattatagaaattttcttctaattctcttgaagattcaataatcttacaccaaaaataaagattaattcatggaatataatcacaagggagttaagaacatttaccccaagttgtgtgaaaaatttcctctccaaaatcgcccaaaccgagctccaaaatgagaaaaaatctcggaaccctcgttttaaacactgcccaggcatttccgcacctgcgcatccgcatttgcggacaaaaatgtGCGCCTGCGGAAAATAGCCAGCCCTctaaaatctcgcatttgcggtgctattctcgcatctgcgggcttcgcagatgcgcattccccttcgcacctgcggtcgcctCACGCCAGCCCCAGTCCGCATATGCGCCAACGCCTTCGCACATGCGGCCTAGCAGATGTggcaaattcctcgcacctgcgagaactTCCCAGTCCCACTCTTGGCCTCTTCTGCAGCTTATTTTCAGCACATgcagcttcgcacctgcgatcaaaatcttcgcaggtgcgatcacactagtaggcagcagttccagcattttcttaagtccaaatttgatccgttaaccgtccgaaactcacccgaggcccccgagacctcaaccaattatatcaacaaatcccataacataacacggacctacttgaggtcTCAAATTATACCTaataacatcgaaacgacgaattactcctcaattcaaaatcaacaaacttgaacttttaaattctacatcttgtgccgaaacacatcaaatcaatccagaatgacttcaaattttacgcacaagtcacattttacattatggacctattccaattttcataatcagattccgacctcgatatcaaaaagtcaaacccccggtcaaactttccaaaaattcaactttcggcaattcaagccaaattccactacgaacctccaaataattttctagacacactcctaaatccaaaattaccatacagagctcttggaatcatcaaaattcgaatctgaggtcgtttacgcATAAGTCCGcatccagtcactattttaacttaagttttaaaccttggaactaagtgttccaattccttcaaaaacctcactggacccgaaccaattaccccatcaattcacacaacaactgtaaagtataatttgagaagtaaatggggaaattggGTTGTAATACTCAGAACGacaggccgggtcgttacaatatccatattagatgctcatgtactcagtgacaccgggttttgggagtggttgtaTCGGTATTTGTAAGATTTGtggattttatttaaatattatattttcaaacttgaaagaagtggTTCATTGAgatttcggcttgcctagtagtgaGATAGtcaccatcacgacatgttagaattttgggtcgtgacagatctgtcgatgaatgtagacagagaaatgattggccaaaatagaAAGACGCTATCTAGGCAGAATTAGCGTCACTTGAAAAACATAAAGTATTCATACGTATAGTCCGAACACCTGAAGGAATAAAAGCCAGTGGGATACACAtgagtttttgtgcgaaaacgaaatgataaaaatgaagtcgttagatataaagcacaACTTGTGGCACAAGGATTTTCGCAAAGATTttgcattgattatatggagacatattctcatGTGGTGGATGCAATCACTTTCAGGTATCTTATAAATTTGGCAGTCCataaaaaacttgatatgcgtttGATGGATGTTGTCACAGCCTACTTGTATGGCACATTAGACAacaaaatttatatgaaaattcccGAAGGGCTTAAAGTTCCTGAAACTAAtaaaagtttttggaaaacttgttcaataaagtttcaaaaatccttatatggattgaaacaatcagggcgaatgtggtataatcgcctgagtgagtatttgctgaaagaagggtataaaaatgatccaatttgtccttgtgtatTTATAAGAAGGCCTGAAcctgaatttgttataattgttgtgtatgttgatgatctaaatatcattggaactcctggggagcttccaaaaacagtaaactgtttgaagaaagagttTGAAATAAAAGATATTGGAAAAACAAAATTTTGTCCtggtctacaaattgagcatatgaaagatgaaatttttgtctATCAATCAACTTATACCGAAAATATCCTaaagtatttttatatggataaaacacatccattgagtaccccgatggttgtgagatcacttgatataaataaagatccatttcgacctCAGAAAAATGATGGAGAGCTTCTTGGTGATGAAactccatatcttagtgcaattggggcactaatgtatcttgtaAATAATACTCGGCCAGATATAACTTCTGCAGTAAGTTTATTAGCAAGATTTAGTTCCTTTCCAACAACAAGACACTGGAATGGTGTTAAGCATATTTTTAGATACCTCCAAGAAACTATtaatatgagattattttattcttATGAATTCGATTCACAAATGGTTAGTTATacagatgcaggttatttgtcTAATCCATATAAAACctgatctcaaacaggctatctATTTACTTGTGGAGGTACAACTATTTCATGGCGTTCAACAAAACAAGCTTTAGCTGCTACATCTTCCAATCATGCAGGGATAATAACTATTCATGAGGCTAGTCAAGAGTGTGTATGGTTGAGATCCGTGACTCAACATATTCAACAACTGTGTGGTCTTTCTTTAAAAACGAAGATTCCAACGACATTGTATGAAGATAATGGAGCTTGCATAGCTCAACTTAAAgtaggatatatcaaaggaggcAGAACAAAGCATATTTCACCAAAGTTCTTtttcacacacgatcttcagCAAAATGGTGAGATAGATATTCAACAAATCTGTTCAAGCGACAAtctagcagatttattcactaaggcATTGCCAACATAACATTTGAAAAGCTGAGacataagattggaatgcgtcgtctccgagatatcaaataaaattttcatcagggggagtataATATGcgctgtactcttttttccttaaccaaagttttgtcccaattgggttttcctagtaaggtttttaatgaggcatcactcaatgcgtattacaagatatgtgtactctttttccttcactaggctttttttagtaaggttttaacgagtcACATTATCTATGAATAtttaagggggagtgttatgaatacaTTGAATTTGTGAATGTCCAACAACTCATCCATGAATCATTTTGGATATACATGAATATGTTATTACATTCATTTAATATCTTGTAACTCTCAAGTAAATTGTACACTATATATACGGTATTTCTAATTCTACAAAAGACATCAATAAGATAGACTTGAATACAACTTGATAGAAgaaaaattttatttatatttattggcTTATATTGCTATAATTTTatagtaataattttttttttttttcaaattacaaaatCCTTTTCCTTTAAAAAAGAATGATTTGCGGCGTTGTACTGTATTTTTATGCACTTCGATAGTTAAATTCGTCGAACTGATTGCAAAATCAACCACAAGCTGTCAAAATCATAACCCCACTGTCCGCAGAAGATGCCCCCTGCGACCCCTCAGTCCACCGCCCCTGCCCCTGCCCCTGCCTCCGCCTCCGCCTCCGCCTCCACTGCCGTCGCCGTCGCTTCCACCGCCAATCACCGTCAAGGAAACCCCAATCCCAACCTTAACCCTAACAGAATTGACCTAAAGAACGCCAACAATCTCAACAGAGCAACCAATTCCCGTCTCTCTTCCGTAGTAGACTCCGATATGCCCGACCCGAATTCCTCGACAGGCGCCAATTCCGCCGGCCATCCCTCCTCTTCAACGCCGATCAAAATTGACGGATGCGAGGAGGACATAATTTTGGGCAAGTCCAAGTACTTGCATAAAATGGAAGTTCTCAAACGGCGGCACCGGCGAACGAAGCAACTACAACGTATATACAGAGACTGTTACTGGGCGTTAATGGAAGAAGTGAAGCTTAAGCACAGGGAATATTGCTGGAAGTATGGAACGAGCGCTTTTCAAGAAGACGAAGATAAGACTAAGGATGGCGGCACTCTAGGGGGAACTGGAGAgaacaacaatggcaataatgCAGTTAATAGCAATACGTGTGGGGTTCATGGCTGCAAGTCGAAGGCAATGGCACTTACGAGGTTTTGTCATATGCATATATTGTCGGACTCCAAGCAGAAGCTCTACAAGGCTTGCAATTATGCCATCAAAAGGTTTGCCTTTTATTCTTTTCtactttgtgtttgacagattatgtttttgcattttacacaTTTACCATAAACATATTTCTAAGCTTTATATGTCTGTGTCTCTCCGAATAGGTAGGTTGAACTTATCATGCCCTAGAATATATAGCACTGCTACTTGTTAAACCTATTAATTCAAGGAATATGTAGTACTACTTGTTATTTAGTTAGCCTGAGTATGATTACTAGGCGAAATCTGCTGACAGTGGAAAAAGATAGTCTCTTCTTTTGTGGAGTAATTTTTATACCAACTAATTGATGGCTGGTTGCGCTTATTAAGATATGAACGCAAGAAATACGTTGCTTGGAGAGTAATTCACAGTGATGTGTCCTTCCTGAATTGTTTCTGAAGCAGAATTCATGCCCCTAATTTTATGTTTTATTGCTTAACCTAATCTGGATCTAATAATTTTTTTACTTACTAATAAAGAAAATCTTTATCTTTTTACTCAATAGGAGTTTTACTAATGTAGAATCtaactattttttggtaatttgctgatatttttgaaaatgatacCTTTAGTGAGTGAGATTGGTTCATCATGAATTGACAACTTGTTTGGGACGGAAATGTAGTTGTTGTTATAGTGAGTAAAATTGGTTGCCTACACTGTATCCAGAGCTGCAAATTACCACGTTATGACTTGTAAGTTAGTATAAGTAGGCTAATGTCGTTCTTGCACGTGCATATTGTGTTCATTTACTGATTAATCTGTTTGGTTATGGCTTTCATTAATCAATATATCATCTATGCCTCAATCCTAAGTTATAGGGGTCGGCTTTGGTAGTGtcttaattaaaagaaaattattctGTTTGGTGATCGTGTCTTTTACTATTATGTGTGAGCCCAGTTCAGATAATTTTGGCGTGCTTATGAATCGATGCTTGTCAactctcttttattatttccatttAAGAAGCAATCAGAACTTTTTGTTCAAAATGATTCACCGAATTGCCGTTGTCGTGAAATGCTTGCATCTATTAGCATGCTTTTCAGTTCTCATCTTTGTCTCTAACCTGCTTCCATGGAGGGCTAACACATGCCAATGATGCTCCTTACTTCACATATGCACGTTCTTCCTCCATTTGTCTCATCTTATTCCCATAATTGATATATCCAATCTATTTGTTCCACAAAGACACAACCTTTAAAGAGCCATTTGTCCACGGTAGCCTCAATATATATTGTCCTCTGCCGCCTAGACAGATTTGCACTACATATCAATGTTATTGGGAGTTCCTTCTACTTCTATTTGCTCAAACTTCAAGTACTGAAGCCCTAGGATATCCTGAATCGCCTATTCTACAATTAGAAGGTGTATGCGAACACTCAAGTGATCTCTCAAAAAATTAAGCTGGACTGCGATCAAATTCTCTACTCTATTTTTAGCTTAGCGCCTTAGCCTTAAAAGAAATGTCTTCCTTCAGTTCCAGAATCCACATTATAGCAGCATATAATCTTTCATTAAAAAGTAATCTTGTCAGTGCTATATTTACTGCTTTCAAGTTGTCTCCATGTTGttattcttaaaaaaaaaaggttGTCTCCATGTGTTGAAAGGATTCTGTGAAGATGGTTTCCTTTCACCATTCCGTTCTCGAATTCACCTGGTTTCAATTCTGTTGGCTTCATTTGTTACTGTAGCAGCAATGGCAGATTGTTTCTAACGGGAGTTTCTTTGCTCCAATGATCATCCCAGAACTTTAACCTGCATCTCTACCCTACCTTTAAACTGCTGCTTTATGAAGTTCCCATCCTTTCATCATGCCTTTTCATAGGGACCAGTAGAGGCACCATTAACACATCCTTTTTTTAGTATCAGTGCCAACAGCACTGATCCATCTTTGATATCTGCTTCATATTAGCAGGTGATCACTTAGTGTCACTATCTGGTTTCTTCCATGCTATATCTCCAAGCCAAATTATCCAGAAGAGCTATCTTAAAGTTAACAACCTGAATTATTGAAATAAAATAGGACCAGGGAATTTGCCCATGAACTTTGATAAATCATGTACCCTTTGCTGTTTCCATCCGAATAGAAATCTCCTTGTAGTCGCTTTAACCTATCGCAATGGGATTTGGTGACATAAGCCTTTTAAAGTTTGTAAAAGGTGCAGGATGAgtgttcttttttccttttcttgggTGATTggtaaagtaaaaataaaaaaaattaaaactaagtGCTTGTTTGGCTAGAGTGAAATAGTGCTTGTTTCGATGGGCAAAAAAACATATCTCTTAGAGTAAAAAACAAGTTACAGCATTTCTTTATTGGTGTAAAAGTAGCTTCATTGATTATATAGACCAATATATGGATTTTCTGGAGTAGCTAGGGAGATGTTCTAACTGACTATATGGATATGCCCAGCAGTCTTGTGTAACCTTTTGGTACCATCTTGGTACTTGGTTAATAAATCATTAccttagaaaaaataataattttaaaccAAGAGGCAGGGTCCAAGATGTTGCATAAACTATAGACAATATTGGGAATGAGATGGACTAATGATGTACGCATCCACACACATGCACATACATAGGGACAAGAGGGGGGAAACTAAAGCAATGTGAGCCAAATTGAAGTTTAGTCACTGCGATGAAAGAAGTTCGAATAGGTCCAAATGtctttgacttgtttaggatATGAGCCTTACACTACAATATAAAGGCCTAATGCACCCAATTGCAGTATATGCACTTTAACGTCTTTAAAGCATCTGTTGTTGCTCTCTTTCCAAGTggaccaaaacaaaaaaaaacaattacAATTAGGAAGAGTCTACTACGACTTACATTTGACTTTTTGGATCTCATACCTTGCACAAGAAAATGAATGAGAATTAACAGATTAGGTTTGCTAACGTGGGTAGTCCAAGGTTCAAGCACCATTTTCAGAACTATTTTATTGAAGATGAGATGTTTGGCAGCTTACATAATTAGTGTAAAGTAGTGATTATTTTCTGTTTTATCAAGGTTCTCTATTTTTCTGGAATATTTTGTGAGCTTTTACTGAAATATTCTACTCTTGTGCAAAGATTGCTCTCGTACCTAGGAAGCAAAAATTTGTGTGCGAGGGTAATTTTGGTTCTGGAAGGTTGGAAGGTAAAGTAAACGCACTATAGGTAGTTGGCTTCACTTATATTCTGAAATCCTTTTAAGGTGGATTAGGTCATGTGGTGCTTGTTTACCAGTTTAATGTTTTTTGATCATTGGAGTTCACTCCCTCAGCAACTATgctttgttttgaattgtgtACTGCAATTCTAACTTTCTAATGTCATGGTGTAATGCCTATTGGATCTAGTTATGATTCGTAGGATttatcttttccttcttttcaggTGATACTACTTGTTATTCATTTTGTTCCGGCCCATTTATGCTTAAACCTTCCATATGATATTAACCATCATTAATTATTTAAACCCATAAATTCCGCCAAATTCAACCTCAAATCTGCACTAAATTGAATCCTAAAAACTAACCTTCATGCTATGTTGTGCGGACGGTCTAAAACAGCTGCCACACACGTGTCGGATCCTCCAGAAAtccactacttttggaggatcagACATGCACCCATCAACATTTtcggagagatcgagcaacatAGCCCCCATGCTTTTTAGTAAATAAAGGAGAAACTCTCAACTGTGGTGATCATTATTTCTTGATAATGGAGAGATTTCCAACTTTTCCAGCTTCAAAACACGATGGAAAATGGGTCTCCCTATGTCCTTCTCCGCTTAAATAAGAAATACTTGGTTCACTAGCCAACATTTGAACTCGTGATGTACACCTGCGCCACGTTACGCGTTGTGCTACCTCTTCCGTTTAATTAACTTTCATTATTTCATGTGCTAGCAATGCTCATTTAAAATCTTTCTCCCAATGAGAAGGCATTTTGACATTTCAATTGAGAGGTCGAATTACCATTTTCTATCTATTAGCCATCACCATAACTCTAACTTTTTAGATGCACCTTTCCTCAAAATGAAATTTATATGGATTTACCACGTAATACAACTCATTCCAAGTCTGAAGCCTTTGAGATTGAAAGCCCCCAGCACCCTCGGGGGGGGGGGGTCCCTGGAGTGAAGCACGTGAAATTTGGCGTGAGCCTTTCTCGTTATATTATCTGCTGACTTTATGTATCTCATTTATGCTTCAGAAAGCTACCAACCAATTGGACCTGGTGATATATTTTTATTAGAGTTAATGCGATTTAATCTTTTAATACAAAAAGCACCAAGTTGGTACACACAGGTAAATCCTATTGGATGCaatttatctttctttttcttttttttttgatttcgatAGCAAGAAAGACTGAATATTAGAATCCAAGACGCTTGGACGAATGATAACAAAAAACAGAAAAGACGCAAAAAACTGGTAAGGCCCTCATGAACACACCACTCAATAGTTATAATTGCTAACTCTTTCTTCTTGTGCTTGTCATAATTTATGTTTGTTTCCATTCTTCTCAATTAGATTCTAATTTTTAGCTTGATTGCTTTCTTCCTGCCTTCATCTTCCTGCGTTAAATTTTACAGAACAGCCTCTAGTTCTCTCCTCATTTTCCATGTCGATGCCCTAAAACTTTCCAAAGGATTTAACGATTAAAAAAAAGCTTTCCAAAGGCTTTATCTATCCTTCATTCCAAGTCAGACTTTTGATCCTCTTTCATCCGGGTTAAcgtgtttgactcaaaagaggCCTAGCATAAAAAACAATATATTCATATCTCTATTTCACAGTGTTAGAGTCAGACTGCTGTGTACTTCCCATGTCACTTCCATCTGTGGAAATAGAGGAAACAAAGAATGAACTCCTGATATTCTTTAAGTCCCTTTCGCTAGGATGATTAAATTCCTTAGCTGTTGTCTTTGGACCTCTTATCAGAAAGAAATTTGGGAACTTCGCAACCCCTTCTCAGTGACTCCGTTAGTTCAGGTTTGCTTTCCTAATTCTGTAAATTGCTCTTTCGGGTGATTTCAATTTTCATCTACGCTTCTGACCTTCTCTACCTTCACTAATAAAATGTTCTAACTTATACTATTCCTCTTAAGAAAAGGGGACGTTTGCTAAGTTTGAAGCTTACTTCTTCTGGTGAAGCTTACTCCTTCTGATGCATTGTTTTCCATCATTAGGCATCTCCTTTCGTTCAGTCTTGTTTATTGTCTTATCTTCCCTCTCACTTATTCTTTGGATCTCAGTAGTGGGGTAAAATATCTGCCCCAGGTTGTTTCTTACTCGGAAATCTGTAGCCCGTCTTGATTTCTGAGTTTGGCCAATATTTTGATATGATTCTGGCCCATTTGAGGTGATCTATAATGCCCGGAGTTTCGAACCCGTGGGGCAACTGGAGTCGGGTAAGACCACGAGAGATTTCTCATATATGAAAACAAAGTCATTCTCTATTCCTTTAAAAGCTCTCCTATTTTATTCTCGGAGAGGTAGATGGATAATGTCTTGTGCCCTACATAAGCTTTCCTTCTTCCAGTGGCAGAGTTGTGTAGGCATCTTCACCATGCCCAATAATGTCCATTATACTCCAAACTAGTTTAATAGCACAGACCACAGTCGGTGCCACATGGAAATGCAACAGGAGGTCCACTCTGCCCAAACAGCTGCACTACTCATGAAGCACCGACTAGCATAGTTGAGCCTCCTCTGCCTCAAGTTCTCAGCCGTCAATATCATTCTCCTTGTTACCAGCCATTGGCGCCCTAAGAATCAAGATCCATAAGTGCAGGAAGCCCGAGTCCTCTCTTAGCAAAATTTTGCTGTAGTATAGCTTCATTGAAAAGAGTCCACCTCTCTCAATCCCGTCTTCACAAGATATGTTGGTTAGCATATCTTGCATTCTGCCTGTAGAGCATTTCAGTTGGAATCCAGCTACCTCCAATCTATAGGTTCTTCTGAGCCTCAGAACGCATGATACTTCTGAGCCTCAGAACGCATGATACTTCTGAGCCTCAAATCGAGTGAACTTGTCTGTCTCGTGTCCTGCATATTTACTGAATTCCATCTCTCTCTTCTCTGGCTCAGTACTGTATATATGTTGTGGAAAATGATCCTCTACGTGTTTTCTCCAACCACCCGTGACCCTAAAAACTAATT is drawn from Nicotiana tabacum cultivar K326 chromosome 9, ASM71507v2, whole genome shotgun sequence and contains these coding sequences:
- the LOC107778625 gene encoding uncharacterized protein LOC107778625, yielding MPPATPQSTAPAPAPASASASASTAVAVASTANHRQGNPNPNLNPNRIDLKNANNLNRATNSRLSSVVDSDMPDPNSSTGANSAGHPSSSTPIKIDGCEEDIILGKSKYLHKMEVLKRRHRRTKQLQRIYRDCYWALMEEVKLKHREYCWKYGTSAFQEDEDKTKDGGTLGGTGENNNGNNAVNSNTCGVHGCKSKAMALTRFCHMHILSDSKQKLYKACNYAIKSSPTGPILCGKPILRSTVPSYCSLHFQKAEKHVTRALKKAGLNVSNTSKLAPKFHVIGAEYVNQIQNRRRAAQKATLEIAEVKEENSS